Sequence from the Pararhizobium gei genome:
GCGGTTGTTGGCGGTCTTTCCGGCAATGTCCAGAAGTCGGCCCGTCGCCCAGTCGAAATCGTCGGCGACGAGGTTGATCTGCGCCAGCGGATCCCGGTGGTGGGCATCGAACCCCGCCGATATGATGATGAAATCCGGACGAAAATCTTTGAGCGCCGGTAGCACGCGGGACGTGAAGGCCTCGCGGAAATGGTCGCTGCCGGTGTCCGCAGACAGCGGCGCATTGACGATGTTGCCTGCGCCTGTCTCGTCCTTGGCCCCGGTGCCGGGGTAAAGCGGCATCTGGTGCGTCGAGCAGAACAGCACGGAGGGATCATCCCAGAAGATGTCTTGCGTGCCGTTGCCGTGGTGCACGTCCCAGTCGACGATGGCGATGCGCTCGGCGCCATGGGCGCGTTGCGCATGCCGTGCGGCAATGGCGGCATTGTTGAAGAAGCAGAAGCCCATCGCCTTGTTCTTTTCGGCATGGTGGCCGGGCGGACGGGAGGCGACGAAGGCATTGTCGGCCTTGCCGGTAAATACCGCATCGACGGCGGCAATCGCCCCGCCGATTCCCGTCAGGGCCGCCTGCAGGCTGGCCGGGCTCGCATGGGTGTCGGCCTCGAAGGAATGGATGCCTTCCTCCGGGATGACCGACATCACCATCCGCAGGTGCTCTTCCGGATGGGCCAGCAGTACGAAATCCTCGTTGCCCTGCGGTGCCTTCAGCCGCGTCAGAGGCTGGAATCGCTCG
This genomic interval carries:
- a CDS encoding histone deacetylase family protein, encoding MTTILFENPIFLEHKVPEGHPERPDRLKALNQALEHERFQPLTRLKAPQGNEDFVLLAHPEEHLRMVMSVIPEEGIHSFEADTHASPASLQAALTGIGGAIAAVDAVFTGKADNAFVASRPPGHHAEKNKAMGFCFFNNAAIAARHAQRAHGAERIAIVDWDVHHGNGTQDIFWDDPSVLFCSTHQMPLYPGTGAKDETGAGNIVNAPLSADTGSDHFREAFTSRVLPALKDFRPDFIIISAGFDAHHRDPLAQINLVADDFDWATGRLLDIAGKTANNRVVSLLEGGYDLQGLAESAGTHIYRLMRG